In Afipia sp. GAS231, a single window of DNA contains:
- a CDS encoding murein hydrolase activator EnvC yields MHSSPDIYPRLDAANRWRPLVLLSAGFLSLASLVLAPAAAQVVVPAPQATAASPDIIRQREQELEAAREQQRKAAELQQKLKADIAAIGQDRSKLNQQLIDGAAQVRTVETRIADAEARLRPLDAREQQIRASLDSRRSEIVEVLAALQRAGRRTPPALLVRPEDALQSLRTAMLLGAVVPELRGRAEKLSSDLGELVALRKTIATERDALARDRDKSQDDQVRLAALVDERQRKQSAIEKDMEAEGARAITLSKQVDSLQGLIAKMEQDVKSAAKAAATASMQGTPAAPNGKPNVGGLKDPARLSPAIAFASARGLLAFPVNGSKIRDFGGSDGAGGVEKGISLATRAGAQVTTPCDGWVVYAGPFRSYGQLLILNAGGGYHVLIAGMERISVNIGQFVLTGEPVATMGSTSQVASILATTASQPVLYVEFRKDGTPIDPGPWWAANEGEKVRG; encoded by the coding sequence ATGCACTCTTCGCCGGACATTTACCCGCGCCTTGATGCCGCCAACCGCTGGCGGCCGTTGGTGCTGTTGTCCGCAGGCTTCTTGAGCCTGGCAAGCCTCGTCCTCGCGCCGGCCGCGGCGCAAGTGGTGGTGCCCGCGCCGCAGGCGACCGCCGCCTCGCCCGACATCATCCGGCAGCGCGAGCAAGAACTGGAAGCCGCCCGCGAGCAGCAGCGCAAAGCCGCCGAGCTGCAACAGAAATTAAAAGCCGATATCGCGGCGATCGGACAGGACCGCTCCAAGCTCAACCAGCAACTGATCGACGGCGCCGCCCAGGTGCGCACCGTCGAGACCCGCATCGCCGACGCCGAGGCGCGGCTGCGTCCGCTCGATGCCCGCGAGCAGCAGATCCGGGCCTCGCTCGATTCACGCCGCTCCGAAATCGTCGAAGTGCTGGCGGCGTTGCAACGCGCCGGCCGACGCACGCCGCCGGCCTTGCTGGTCCGGCCCGAGGATGCGCTGCAATCGCTGCGCACCGCGATGCTGCTCGGCGCGGTGGTGCCCGAGCTGCGCGGACGCGCGGAAAAGCTCTCCAGCGATCTCGGCGAACTGGTGGCGCTGCGCAAGACCATCGCCACCGAGCGCGACGCGCTGGCGCGCGACCGCGACAAATCACAGGACGATCAGGTCCGGCTGGCGGCATTGGTCGACGAGCGTCAGCGCAAGCAGAGCGCGATCGAAAAGGACATGGAGGCGGAAGGCGCGCGCGCCATCACGCTCTCCAAACAAGTCGACAGTCTGCAGGGCCTGATCGCCAAGATGGAGCAGGACGTCAAGAGCGCCGCCAAGGCGGCCGCTACCGCCAGCATGCAGGGGACGCCCGCGGCCCCGAACGGCAAGCCTAATGTGGGCGGACTGAAGGACCCCGCGCGACTCAGTCCGGCGATCGCCTTTGCCTCTGCCAGGGGATTGCTCGCATTTCCGGTGAACGGGTCCAAGATTCGCGATTTTGGCGGTTCCGACGGTGCGGGTGGCGTCGAAAAAGGCATTTCTTTGGCAACCCGGGCCGGCGCACAGGTCACAACCCCGTGTGACGGTTGGGTTGTTTACGCCGGACCCTTCCGCAGCTACGGACAACTCTTGATCCTGAATGCCGGGGGCGGGTATCATGTCCTGATCGCCGGGATGGAGCGCATTTCGGTAAACATCGGCCAGTTTGTACTTACGGGGGAGCCGGTCGCGACCATGGGGTCGACATCCCAGGTTGCATCCATTCTCGCAACGACGGCGAGTCAGCCCGTGCTCTATGTCGAGTTCCGTAAGGACGGCACTCCAATCGATCCAGGTCCATGGTGGGCCGCAAATGAAGGCGAAAAGGTTCGCGGATGA
- a CDS encoding glutamate-5-semialdehyde dehydrogenase encodes MTAPLKAIDGNADLPALMTELAGRARAAARVLALASPEQKNKALEAMERAIRSNAPAILAANAEDVAEVRAGGATSAFIDRLTLTPARIEAMADGVVTVRGIADPIGTVTESWQRPNGMTIERVRVPLGVIAVIFESRPNVAADAGVLCLKSGNAVILRGGSDSFRSCRAIHDCLVQGLREAGLPEAAITLVPTRDRAAVGLLLTGLNGGVDVIVPRGGKSLVARVEAEARVPVFAHLEGVNHVYVDHSANLDMAKKIVLNAKMRRPGVCGAAETLLVERAAAATTLKPLVAMLIDAGCEVRGDDAVQRVDARVKPASDEDWDTEYEDAIIAARVVDGLDDALAHIANHGSHHTDAIVTEDAQAAQKFLNEVDSAIVLHNASTQFADGGEFGFGAEIGIATGKFHARGPVGAEQLTSFKYRVHGTGQTRP; translated from the coding sequence ATGACCGCGCCGCTGAAGGCGATCGACGGCAACGCCGATCTGCCCGCTTTGATGACCGAACTCGCCGGCCGCGCCCGAGCTGCCGCGCGGGTGCTGGCGCTTGCCTCGCCCGAGCAGAAGAACAAGGCGCTTGAGGCGATGGAGCGCGCCATCCGCAGCAACGCGCCGGCGATCCTCGCCGCCAATGCCGAGGACGTGGCTGAAGTTCGCGCCGGCGGCGCGACGTCGGCCTTCATCGACCGCCTGACGCTGACACCAGCGCGCATCGAGGCGATGGCCGATGGTGTCGTCACCGTGCGCGGCATTGCCGATCCGATCGGCACCGTCACCGAGAGCTGGCAGCGCCCGAACGGCATGACCATCGAACGCGTGCGGGTGCCGCTCGGCGTCATTGCCGTGATTTTCGAAAGCCGTCCCAACGTCGCCGCCGACGCCGGCGTGCTGTGTTTGAAATCCGGCAACGCCGTGATCCTGCGCGGCGGCTCCGACAGTTTCCGTTCCTGCCGCGCCATCCATGATTGCCTGGTGCAGGGCCTGCGCGAAGCCGGCCTGCCCGAAGCCGCGATCACGCTGGTGCCGACGCGCGATCGCGCCGCCGTCGGCCTGCTGCTGACTGGACTGAACGGCGGCGTCGACGTGATCGTGCCGCGCGGCGGCAAGAGCCTGGTCGCGCGCGTCGAGGCCGAGGCGCGCGTGCCGGTGTTCGCGCATCTCGAAGGCGTCAACCACGTCTATGTCGATCACTCCGCCAATCTCGACATGGCCAAGAAGATCGTCCTGAACGCCAAGATGCGCCGCCCCGGCGTCTGCGGCGCCGCCGAGACCTTGCTGGTCGAGCGCGCGGCCGCTGCGACAACGCTGAAACCGCTGGTCGCGATGCTGATCGATGCCGGCTGCGAAGTCCGCGGCGACGATGCCGTGCAGCGCGTCGACGCCCGCGTGAAACCCGCTTCCGACGAGGACTGGGACACCGAATATGAGGACGCGATCATCGCGGCACGCGTGGTCGACGGGCTCGATGACGCGCTCGCGCATATTGCCAATCACGGCTCGCACCATACCGATGCGATCGTGACCGAAGACGCGCAGGCGGCGCAGAAATTCCTCAACGAGGTCGATTCCGCGATCGTGCTGCACAACGCCTCGACGCAGTTCGCCGATGGCGGCGAGTTCGGCTTCGGCGCCGAGATCGGCATTGCCACCGGCAAATTCCACGCTCGCGGCCCGGTTGGCGCCGAGCAACTGACCAGCTTCAAGTATCGCGTTCACGGCACCGGGCAGACGCGGCCGTGA
- a CDS encoding RNA pyrophosphohydrolase, translating to MARYEDLPYRTCVGMMLINAAGLVFIGRRAGGIEHVDETHVWQMPQGGVDPGEDTWAAAKRELYEETSVRSVEKLGEVADWLIYDIPRTVAGRTWKGRYRGQRQKWFAVRFTGKDSEINVASPGGGHKAEFVSWRWEPMKNLPELIVPFKRPVYERVVKEFSSLAGN from the coding sequence ATGGCGCGCTACGAAGACCTGCCTTACCGGACCTGCGTCGGCATGATGCTGATCAACGCAGCGGGGCTGGTCTTCATCGGCCGCCGCGCCGGCGGCATCGAACATGTCGATGAAACCCACGTCTGGCAGATGCCGCAGGGTGGCGTCGATCCCGGCGAAGACACCTGGGCAGCGGCCAAGCGCGAGCTCTACGAGGAAACCAGCGTCCGCTCGGTGGAGAAGCTCGGCGAGGTCGCCGACTGGCTGATCTACGACATTCCGCGCACCGTCGCGGGGCGCACCTGGAAGGGCCGCTATCGCGGCCAGCGGCAGAAATGGTTCGCCGTGCGCTTCACCGGCAAGGACAGCGAGATCAACGTGGCGAGCCCCGGGGGCGGCCACAAGGCCGAGTTCGTCAGTTGGCGCTGGGAGCCGATGAAGAACCTGCCGGAGCTGATCGTGCCGTTCAAGCGACCGGTCTATGAGCGCGTGGTGAAGGAATTTTCCAGCCTCGCCGGCAACTGA
- the rlmH gene encoding 23S rRNA (pseudouridine(1915)-N(3))-methyltransferase RlmH, with the protein MRLVVVSIGRLKQGPERELAERYRERFDDIGRKLGFRGLEIHEIPESRARDAATRIAEEAAAISAAIPEKSMLVALDERGKSVDSASFARELGRWRDEGVANTIFTIGGADGLSPDLQRRAKLRIAFGSATWPHQMVRVMLLEQIYRAATILAGHPYHRV; encoded by the coding sequence ATGCGCCTTGTCGTGGTTTCGATCGGCCGGCTGAAACAGGGCCCGGAGCGGGAACTGGCCGAGCGCTATCGCGAGCGTTTTGACGATATCGGCCGCAAGCTCGGCTTTCGCGGCCTCGAGATTCACGAGATCCCGGAAAGCCGCGCCCGCGATGCCGCAACCCGGATCGCCGAGGAAGCGGCGGCGATTTCGGCCGCGATCCCCGAAAAGTCGATGCTGGTGGCGCTGGACGAGCGCGGCAAGAGCGTCGATAGCGCAAGCTTTGCCCGCGAGCTCGGCCGCTGGCGCGACGAAGGGGTCGCCAACACAATTTTCACAATCGGGGGCGCGGACGGACTTTCGCCCGATTTGCAGCGCAGGGCTAAGCTACGCATTGCGTTCGGCTCGGCGACCTGGCCGCATCAAATGGTTCGCGTCATGCTCCTGGAACAGATTTACCGCGCCGCGACCATTTTGGCCGGCCATCCCTATCACCGTGTCTAG
- a CDS encoding tetratricopeptide repeat protein, with translation MGRLRPRFKSHEQSRTRRSPTDLYDAAARHFLSKRYGPAEDRCRQALTLDPKHADSLHLLGLVHWQTNRLDLAVDLVASAIRCNPNNHEYFLNLGELLRDQNKLDDARKSFDIAIKLAPNRAAGWIKLGNLLRIQRRYDEVLLTYEHAFTLDPNNAEASALSGGVLLELGRYEEALAKCDLSLAISPDQVEALCVKGDCLRNLGRTAEAAASYRRASELEPDRVSVWRLLGKVLEQLGDRDGAIKALRRAREIDPSDPFGASVELMRLGADELSEMPPAYVRSLFDQYAATFDTALVESLGYRGPSVLFEAVRSACQARQRPANFKHAIDLGCGTGLAAVAFAKIVDQFIGIDLSPAMIEKARATGLYAQLKVTDMLEGLRTTPDSDAELVLSADAMVYVADLFPVLKEASRVLASGGLLAFTLERHDGDGFIMGEGKRYAHSASYVRASLEAAGLVVLKLEQQPIRHERGVPVPSLGIVAEKS, from the coding sequence ATGGGCCGGCTTCGACCTCGTTTCAAAAGCCATGAGCAGAGCAGAACAAGGCGCTCTCCGACCGATCTGTACGACGCCGCCGCGCGCCACTTTTTGTCCAAACGATATGGGCCGGCCGAAGACCGCTGTCGGCAGGCATTAACGCTTGATCCGAAGCACGCGGATTCGCTCCATCTTCTTGGTTTGGTTCACTGGCAGACCAACAGGCTGGATTTGGCCGTCGATCTGGTCGCCTCGGCAATCAGATGCAACCCGAACAATCACGAATATTTCTTGAATCTCGGGGAGCTGCTTCGAGACCAGAACAAGTTGGATGACGCCAGGAAAAGCTTCGATATCGCGATCAAGCTGGCTCCAAATCGGGCCGCGGGTTGGATCAAATTAGGAAACCTGCTGCGAATACAGCGTCGATACGATGAAGTATTGCTGACGTATGAGCATGCTTTTACGCTCGATCCCAACAATGCGGAGGCATCAGCTCTGAGCGGCGGCGTCTTGCTCGAATTAGGCCGGTATGAGGAGGCGCTCGCCAAGTGCGATCTTTCGCTGGCCATTTCCCCGGATCAGGTTGAAGCTCTCTGTGTCAAAGGTGATTGCCTGCGCAATCTCGGTAGGACTGCAGAGGCAGCGGCTAGCTATCGGCGGGCATCTGAGTTGGAGCCGGACCGCGTGTCTGTCTGGCGGTTGCTTGGAAAAGTGCTTGAGCAACTCGGGGATCGTGACGGCGCGATCAAGGCCTTACGCCGGGCGCGTGAAATAGATCCTTCCGATCCGTTCGGTGCGAGCGTCGAACTGATGCGGCTGGGCGCTGACGAATTGTCCGAAATGCCACCTGCCTATGTGCGTTCGCTGTTCGATCAATATGCGGCTACATTCGACACCGCTCTGGTGGAGAGTCTTGGATATCGCGGACCCTCGGTGTTGTTTGAGGCGGTGCGGTCCGCGTGCCAAGCGCGTCAGAGGCCGGCCAATTTCAAACACGCGATCGATCTCGGTTGCGGTACAGGACTGGCGGCGGTCGCCTTTGCTAAAATAGTCGATCAATTCATCGGCATCGACCTTTCGCCGGCTATGATCGAAAAGGCACGCGCCACGGGTCTCTATGCCCAGCTTAAAGTGACCGATATGCTGGAGGGTCTGCGTACGACGCCTGACTCCGACGCAGAGCTCGTCCTCTCCGCCGACGCGATGGTCTATGTCGCCGATCTCTTTCCGGTTCTGAAGGAAGCGAGCCGCGTTCTGGCTTCCGGCGGCCTTTTGGCTTTCACTCTGGAGAGGCACGACGGCGACGGTTTTATTATGGGCGAGGGCAAGCGCTACGCTCATAGTGCTTCTTATGTGCGCGCGTCGCTCGAGGCAGCCGGTCTTGTGGTGTTAAAGCTTGAACAGCAACCGATCCGCCACGAGAGAGGCGTGCCCGTGCCAAGCCTTGGGATCGTTGCGGAGAAATCGTGA
- the rsfS gene encoding ribosome silencing factor, with protein MKAQPDADKTLNMILSRLDDMKAEETVTIDLRGKSAFSDYMIVTTGRVNRHVGAIAENVTKALKETGIKSIHVEGMPNCDWVLIDSGDVVVHVFRPEVREFYNLERLWTQNPAAAKAI; from the coding sequence TTGAAGGCGCAACCCGACGCCGACAAGACGCTGAATATGATCCTCTCCCGCCTCGACGATATGAAGGCGGAAGAAACGGTCACCATCGACCTTCGCGGCAAATCTGCATTTTCCGACTACATGATCGTCACCACGGGACGGGTCAACCGCCACGTCGGCGCGATCGCGGAAAATGTCACCAAGGCGCTGAAGGAAACCGGCATCAAGAGCATCCATGTCGAGGGCATGCCCAACTGCGACTGGGTGCTGATCGATTCCGGCGATGTGGTCGTGCACGTGTTCAGACCCGAGGTCCGCGAATTCTACAATCTGGAAAGATTGTGGACGCAAAACCCGGCGGCGGCGAAGGCGATCTAA
- a CDS encoding divergent polysaccharide deacetylase family protein has product MAETADELSTPLGQKTERQKRRFRLPFSAMQALAVLLGLLLVAFLSIALFTDNPLGGEPVAQIALRKPATDEKPAQAASSHQAEPAAKAESRPSAASDNKTVTIIDGSSGKRQDVVIGGDGAGKNDSKTDTEAAAPASVMAGIDPRLLEKTRYGMIPVVADGLKPFTVYAAEADRAKAAKMPVVAIVVGGLGVGAAKTVDAIMKLPPAVTLAFTPYGADPTKLAERARAQRHEILLQIPMEPFDYPDNDPGPQTLLTSLPPEQNIDRLYWHLSRFQGYAGIANFMGARFLATDAVMQPIMREAAKRGLGYLDDGSTPRSVASSLAAGQAMPFAKADFAIDAVPTSAEIDRTLIKLETLAKERGLAVGVASALPISIERIAAWIKTLDSRGIMLVPLTTAMLKSKSG; this is encoded by the coding sequence ATGGCGGAGACGGCCGACGAACTGAGCACGCCGCTCGGACAGAAAACGGAGCGCCAGAAGCGCCGGTTTCGGCTGCCGTTCTCGGCGATGCAGGCGCTGGCCGTGCTGCTTGGCCTGTTGCTGGTCGCCTTCCTGAGCATCGCGCTTTTCACCGACAATCCCCTGGGCGGCGAACCGGTCGCCCAAATCGCCCTGCGCAAGCCGGCAACCGACGAAAAGCCCGCCCAGGCGGCCTCCAGCCACCAGGCCGAACCGGCGGCGAAGGCCGAATCCAGGCCATCAGCGGCAAGCGACAACAAGACCGTCACGATCATCGACGGCTCCAGCGGCAAGCGTCAGGATGTCGTGATCGGCGGTGACGGTGCCGGCAAGAACGACTCCAAGACCGACACCGAGGCTGCAGCCCCCGCTTCCGTCATGGCCGGCATCGATCCGCGGCTGCTGGAGAAGACCCGCTACGGCATGATCCCGGTCGTTGCCGACGGCCTGAAGCCTTTCACCGTCTATGCGGCCGAGGCCGACCGCGCCAAGGCGGCCAAGATGCCGGTGGTCGCCATCGTCGTCGGCGGCCTTGGCGTTGGCGCCGCCAAGACGGTCGACGCCATCATGAAGCTGCCGCCGGCCGTGACGCTGGCATTCACGCCGTACGGCGCCGACCCCACCAAGCTCGCCGAGCGGGCCCGCGCCCAGCGCCACGAGATCCTGCTGCAGATCCCGATGGAGCCGTTCGACTATCCCGACAATGACCCCGGCCCGCAGACGCTGCTGACGAGCTTGCCGCCCGAGCAGAATATCGACCGCCTGTACTGGCACCTGAGCCGGTTCCAGGGCTATGCCGGGATCGCCAATTTCATGGGCGCGCGGTTCCTGGCGACCGACGCCGTGATGCAGCCGATCATGCGCGAGGCCGCCAAACGCGGCCTTGGCTACCTCGACGACGGCTCGACGCCGCGCAGCGTCGCATCGTCGCTGGCGGCAGGTCAGGCGATGCCGTTCGCCAAGGCCGATTTCGCCATCGACGCGGTGCCGACCTCGGCCGAAATCGACCGAACGCTGATCAAGCTCGAGACGCTGGCCAAGGAACGCGGACTGGCGGTCGGCGTGGCCTCGGCCCTGCCGATCTCGATCGAGCGGATTGCGGCCTGGATCAAGACTCTCGATAGCCGTGGCATCATGCTTGTGCCATTGACAACGGCGATGCTGAAATCAAAATCAGGCTAG
- a CDS encoding RNA pyrophosphohydrolase — protein MSDKPYRPNVGIALFNRAGQVLVGRRFRDDGPEIILPGLEWQMPQGGIDADENPREAVMRELWEETGIRRADHLGETDWMTYEFPLYDGPSGHRLAKFRGQRQKWFALRYTGQDDEIDPLTPRNGQPAEFDAWRWERLDRVADLVVPFRRDVYRTVARLFAEFAEPATGRAVD, from the coding sequence ATGTCCGACAAACCCTATCGCCCCAATGTGGGGATCGCTCTGTTCAATCGCGCCGGCCAGGTGCTGGTCGGCCGCCGTTTCCGCGACGACGGGCCGGAAATCATTCTGCCCGGCCTCGAATGGCAGATGCCACAGGGCGGCATCGACGCCGACGAGAACCCGCGCGAGGCGGTCATGCGCGAGCTCTGGGAGGAGACCGGCATACGCCGCGCCGACCATCTCGGCGAGACCGACTGGATGACTTACGAGTTCCCGCTTTATGACGGACCGTCCGGCCACCGCCTCGCCAAATTCCGTGGCCAGCGGCAGAAATGGTTCGCCCTGCGATACACCGGACAGGACGACGAGATCGATCCGCTGACGCCACGCAACGGGCAGCCGGCCGAGTTCGACGCCTGGCGCTGGGAGCGGCTCGACCGCGTCGCCGACCTCGTGGTGCCGTTCCGGCGCGACGTCTACCGGACGGTGGCGCGGCTGTTTGCCGAATTCGCGGAACCCGCTACCGGCCGTGCGGTCGACTGA
- a CDS encoding nicotinate-nucleotide adenylyltransferase, with protein MRIGLLGGSFNPPHEAHRAISLFAIKRLKLDRVWWLVTPGNPLKSQGALNDLDTRMDAARKMADDPRIDISCLEAVIGIRYTVDTISYLRRRASGLRFVWIMGADNLAQFHRWQNWRRIASEVPIAVIDRPPQSFRALAAPAAQALARYRLPENQAARLPDQHAPAWVFLTGLKSNLSSTGLRNPDGSWKAKK; from the coding sequence ATGCGGATCGGGCTGCTCGGCGGTTCCTTCAATCCGCCGCACGAGGCGCACCGTGCCATCAGCCTGTTCGCGATCAAGCGGCTGAAACTGGATCGGGTGTGGTGGCTGGTGACTCCCGGCAATCCGCTCAAGTCACAGGGCGCCCTGAACGACCTCGACACCCGGATGGATGCCGCGCGCAAGATGGCCGACGATCCGCGCATCGACATCAGTTGTCTCGAAGCTGTCATCGGTATCCGCTACACTGTCGACACCATCTCTTACCTGCGCCGCCGCGCTTCCGGCCTGCGCTTCGTCTGGATCATGGGCGCTGACAACCTTGCGCAGTTTCATCGCTGGCAGAACTGGCGGCGCATCGCTTCCGAGGTGCCGATCGCTGTGATCGACCGTCCGCCGCAGAGTTTCCGGGCACTCGCCGCCCCCGCCGCACAGGCGCTGGCGCGCTATCGGCTGCCTGAGAATCAGGCGGCCCGGCTGCCGGATCAGCATGCCCCCGCCTGGGTTTTCCTCACCGGCTTGAAATCGAACCTGTCGTCGACGGGCCTGCGGAACCCGGACGGCAGCTGGAAGGCAAAGAAGTGA
- the proB gene encoding glutamate 5-kinase: MKRPALKNFRRIVVKVGSSLLIDSAKGEVRAAWLSALAADIAKLHGEGRDVLVVSSGSIALGRSKLKLPRGPLKLEESQGAAAVGQIALARIWSEVLGAHGIGAGQILVTLQDTEERRRYLNARSTIGKLLEWRAVPVINENDTVATNEIRYGDNDRLAARVATMASADLLVLLSDIDGLYDAPPGANPNAKLIPIVESVTSEIEAMAGAAESELSRGGMYTKIEAAKIATTAGTHMLIASGKIEHPLQAIADGGRCTWFLTPANPVTARKRWIAGSLEPKGTLTIDAGAVAALRAGKSLLPAGVIRIDGQFARGDAVVVRGPDTHEIGRGLVAYDADDAEKIKGRSSPDVMVILGISGRAEMIHRDDLVVGGPRTTDLA; encoded by the coding sequence ATGAAACGCCCAGCGCTCAAAAACTTCCGCCGCATCGTCGTCAAGGTCGGCTCGTCGCTGCTGATCGACTCGGCGAAGGGCGAAGTCCGCGCGGCGTGGTTGTCGGCGCTGGCGGCCGATATCGCGAAGCTGCATGGCGAAGGCCGCGACGTGCTGGTGGTCTCATCGGGCTCGATCGCGCTTGGCCGCAGCAAGCTGAAGCTGCCGCGCGGTCCGCTCAAGCTCGAGGAAAGCCAGGGCGCCGCCGCGGTGGGACAGATCGCGCTGGCGCGGATCTGGTCGGAGGTGCTTGGCGCGCACGGCATCGGCGCCGGACAGATTCTGGTGACCTTGCAGGACACCGAGGAGCGCCGCCGCTATCTCAACGCGCGCTCGACCATTGGCAAGCTGCTGGAATGGCGCGCGGTGCCCGTGATCAACGAGAACGACACCGTCGCCACCAACGAAATCCGCTACGGCGACAACGACCGCCTCGCCGCGCGCGTCGCCACCATGGCGAGCGCCGATTTGCTGGTGCTGCTGTCCGACATCGACGGCCTCTATGACGCGCCGCCCGGCGCCAATCCGAATGCAAAGCTGATTCCGATCGTGGAATCCGTCACCTCGGAAATCGAGGCGATGGCGGGTGCGGCGGAATCCGAACTGTCGCGCGGCGGCATGTACACCAAGATCGAAGCCGCCAAGATCGCGACCACCGCCGGCACGCATATGCTGATCGCGTCCGGCAAGATCGAGCATCCGCTGCAGGCGATCGCCGACGGCGGCCGCTGCACCTGGTTCCTGACCCCCGCCAATCCCGTCACCGCGCGAAAACGCTGGATCGCAGGCTCGCTGGAGCCCAAGGGCACGCTGACCATCGACGCCGGCGCGGTCGCGGCGCTCCGCGCCGGCAAGAGCCTGCTGCCGGCCGGCGTGATCCGGATCGACGGCCAGTTCGCCCGCGGCGACGCCGTGGTGGTGCGCGGCCCTGATACGCACGAAATCGGCCGCGGCCTCGTCGCCTATGACGCCGACGACGCCGAGAAGATCAAAGGCCGCTCTTCGCCTGACGTGATGGTGATCCTGGGCATCAGCGGCCGGGCCGAGATGATCCACCGCGACGATCTGGTGGTGGGCGGGCCGCGGACGACCGATTTGGCGTAA
- a CDS encoding S41 family peptidase encodes MMRKTSVILLSAAAGAALTLAITQPRAVLMGSSARAATSDTYRQLNLFGDVFERVRSDYVEKPDDSKLVESAISGMLSGLDPHSSYMDAKSFRDMQVQTRGEFGGLGIEVTMEDGLIKVVSPIDDTPASKAGIMANDIITNLDDEAVQGLTLNQAVEKMRGPVNTKIRLKIIRKGQDNPIDVTLVRDNIRVRSVRARVESDDIAYIRVTTFNEQTTEGLKREIGNLSNQIGDKLKGYIIDLRNNPGGLLEEAVTVSDTFLDRGEIVSTRGRNAEETQRRAAHPGDLTKGKPVIVLINGGSASASEIVAGALQDHKRATLVGTRSFGKGSVQTIIPLGSGNGALRLTTARYYTPSGKSIQAKGIVPDIEVLQDVPDELKSRVDTKGEASLRGHLKNDGDEKTGSQSYVPPDAKDDKALKTAADLLHGIKSTAATTPAPAAASTDKASAEKPAAPATSVR; translated from the coding sequence ATGATGCGCAAGACTTCTGTAATTCTCCTCAGCGCCGCCGCCGGTGCGGCTTTGACGCTCGCGATCACGCAGCCCCGCGCTGTGCTGATGGGATCGAGCGCGCGTGCCGCCACCTCGGACACCTATCGCCAGCTCAACCTGTTCGGCGACGTCTTCGAGCGCGTGCGCAGCGACTATGTCGAGAAGCCGGACGACTCGAAGCTGGTGGAGTCCGCGATCTCAGGCATGCTGTCCGGCCTCGACCCGCATTCCAGCTACATGGACGCCAAGAGCTTCCGCGACATGCAGGTGCAGACCCGCGGTGAGTTCGGCGGGCTCGGCATCGAGGTCACGATGGAAGACGGCCTGATCAAGGTGGTCTCGCCGATCGACGACACGCCCGCCTCCAAGGCCGGCATCATGGCCAACGACATCATCACCAATCTCGACGACGAAGCGGTGCAGGGTCTCACCCTGAACCAGGCGGTCGAGAAGATGCGCGGACCGGTCAACACCAAGATCCGCCTCAAGATCATTCGCAAGGGCCAGGACAATCCGATCGACGTCACGCTGGTGCGCGACAATATCCGCGTCCGCTCGGTCCGCGCCCGCGTCGAGAGCGACGACATCGCCTATATCCGCGTCACCACCTTCAACGAGCAGACCACCGAAGGCCTGAAGCGCGAGATCGGCAATCTGTCGAACCAGATCGGCGACAAGCTCAAGGGCTACATCATCGATCTGCGCAACAACCCGGGCGGCCTGCTCGAGGAAGCGGTCACCGTTTCCGACACCTTCCTGGATCGCGGCGAGATCGTTTCGACCCGCGGCCGCAACGCCGAGGAAACCCAGCGCCGCGCCGCCCATCCGGGCGACCTGACCAAGGGCAAACCGGTGATCGTGCTGATCAACGGCGGCTCGGCTTCCGCCTCCGAAATCGTCGCCGGCGCGCTGCAGGACCACAAGCGCGCGACCCTGGTCGGCACCCGCTCGTTCGGCAAGGGTTCGGTGCAGACCATCATCCCGCTCGGCAGCGGCAACGGCGCGCTGCGCCTGACCACTGCGCGCTACTACACGCCATCCGGCAAGTCGATCCAGGCCAAGGGCATCGTGCCCGACATCGAGGTGCTGCAGGACGTGCCGGACGAGCTGAAGTCGCGCGTCGACACCAAGGGCGAGGCCTCGCTGCGCGGCCATCTGAAGAACGACGGCGACGAGAAGACCGGCTCGCAATCCTACGTGCCGCCGGACGCCAAGGACGACAAGGCGCTGAAGACCGCCGCCGACCTGCTGCATGGCATCAAGTCCACCGCCGCGACCACCCCCGCGCCGGCAGCGGCCTCCACTGACAAGGCCTCGGCCGAAAAGCCGGCAGCTCCCGCCACGTCGGTTCGGTAA